In the genome of Aureimonas sp. OT7, one region contains:
- a CDS encoding ParB/RepB/Spo0J family partition protein — protein sequence MKEDKSRARLGRGLASLIGGAGDAGREASGGLAPRPFVAQPQTGGERKVPVSALTPNPKNPRRTFEDADHAELVASVRNHGVVQPILARKVPGQTELEIVAGERRWRAARAAGLKDVPVVIRDISDRESLEIALIENVQRADLNAIEEALGYEMLIDEHGYTQADLADILGKSRSHVANTLRLLKLPDAVRTMVVKGELSPGAARSAISMDDPEAFARQVIGRGLSVREAEKLARGDDVVPTRRTRKPGPAGPATATEAADAPKDADTAALEKLLAEALQMPVSVRLKGEGGILTLEFGNLEQLDDLCRLLQGGSVDA from the coding sequence ATGAAGGAAGACAAGTCGCGTGCCCGCCTTGGACGGGGCCTCGCCTCGCTGATCGGCGGGGCTGGCGATGCCGGCCGGGAGGCTTCGGGCGGGCTCGCGCCGCGTCCGTTTGTGGCGCAGCCGCAGACCGGGGGAGAGCGCAAGGTTCCGGTTTCGGCCCTGACGCCGAACCCCAAGAATCCGCGCCGCACCTTCGAAGATGCCGATCATGCGGAACTGGTGGCATCCGTGCGCAATCACGGCGTCGTCCAGCCGATCCTCGCACGCAAGGTGCCGGGCCAGACCGAGCTGGAGATCGTCGCAGGCGAACGGCGGTGGCGGGCGGCACGCGCCGCCGGCCTGAAAGACGTTCCTGTCGTCATCCGGGACATCAGCGACCGGGAGTCGCTGGAAATCGCCCTGATCGAAAACGTCCAGCGCGCCGATCTGAACGCCATCGAAGAGGCGCTCGGATACGAGATGCTGATCGATGAGCACGGCTACACGCAGGCCGACCTTGCCGACATCCTCGGCAAAAGCCGCAGCCATGTCGCCAATACGCTGCGGCTTCTGAAGCTTCCCGATGCCGTCCGCACCATGGTGGTGAAGGGTGAGCTGTCGCCCGGTGCCGCACGCAGCGCGATTTCCATGGACGATCCCGAAGCGTTTGCCCGGCAGGTGATCGGGCGCGGGCTCAGCGTCCGCGAGGCGGAAAAGCTTGCGCGTGGAGACGACGTTGTTCCGACGCGGCGGACACGGAAGCCCGGTCCGGCCGGCCCCGCAACGGCAACGGAAGCCGCCGATGCGCCGAAGGACGCCGATACGGCGGCACTCGAGAAGCTGTTGGCCGAGGCGCTGCAGATGCCGGTGAGCGTGCGGCTGAAGGGCGAGGGCGGCATACTGACCCTCGAGTTCGGCAATCTGGAGCAGCTCGACGACCTGTGCCGGCTGCTGCAGGGCGGCAGCGTCGACGCCTGA
- the holA gene encoding DNA polymerase III subunit delta: protein MAQKKAGEVDAFLSRPDTSFPVLLLYGPDTGLVSERSARVAALSGVDLGDPFASITLSADELEKSIGRLFDEANTVSMFGGRRLIRIRNAGNGKALADAVADLAANPPAETTIVIEAGELRKSSALRVNVERGRAALALPCYPDEQRGLDRLIDEELAAAGLSIDRAGRDLLKSRLGADRLASRGEIQKLCLYARGQATITSTDILSIVGDVSSETVDEAIDAAASGEVRRLPHLIDRLMGSGVSAFQIQNPMLRHFQQLQLMRQEMDRDGRSVKDIVARRRVHFSRQGALEAALSLWSQDSIAAVLRRMETDILKSRKEAALQQVITFRLLMDIGVEAARSRRN from the coding sequence ATGGCTCAGAAGAAGGCCGGCGAGGTCGACGCATTCCTGTCGCGGCCGGACACGTCCTTTCCGGTCCTTCTGCTCTACGGGCCCGATACCGGGCTTGTCTCGGAACGCTCGGCGCGCGTGGCCGCCTTGTCCGGTGTCGACCTCGGCGACCCCTTCGCCAGCATCACCCTGTCCGCCGACGAGCTGGAGAAGTCCATCGGCCGCCTGTTCGACGAGGCCAATACCGTCTCGATGTTCGGCGGGCGCCGGCTGATCCGCATCCGGAATGCGGGCAACGGCAAGGCTTTGGCCGATGCCGTGGCGGACCTTGCGGCCAACCCGCCGGCCGAAACCACCATCGTCATCGAAGCCGGCGAGCTTCGGAAATCATCGGCGCTCCGCGTCAACGTGGAACGCGGCCGGGCCGCCCTCGCCCTACCCTGCTATCCGGACGAACAGCGCGGGCTCGACCGGCTCATCGACGAAGAATTGGCGGCTGCCGGCCTGTCCATCGACCGGGCGGGGCGGGACCTGTTGAAAAGCCGTCTCGGTGCCGACAGGCTGGCATCGCGCGGGGAAATCCAGAAGCTGTGCCTATATGCGCGCGGCCAGGCCACGATCACCAGCACCGATATCCTGTCCATCGTCGGTGACGTATCGTCCGAAACGGTCGACGAAGCCATCGATGCCGCGGCCTCCGGCGAGGTCCGCCGACTGCCCCATCTCATCGACCGCCTGATGGGGTCCGGGGTCAGTGCCTTCCAGATTCAGAACCCGATGCTGCGCCATTTTCAGCAATTGCAGCTCATGCGGCAGGAGATGGATCGCGATGGCAGATCGGTAAAGGATATCGTTGCGCGGCGCCGCGTTCATTTCAGCCGGCAAGGCGCCCTGGAAGCAGCGCTTTCGCTATGGTCGCAGGACTCGATTGCCGCCGTGTTGCGACGCATGGAGACCGACATTCTGAAGAGCCGCAAGGAAGCGGCCCTTCAGCAGGTCATCACCTTTCGTCTGCTGATGGACATCGGCGTGGAAGCAGCGCGCTCCCGCCGAAACTGA
- the lptE gene encoding LPS assembly lipoprotein LptE yields MSFSDLPRLRRVCTASALAGLALLAACTSGPAYAPPQTSTGPAFDGPALLTDMRGRVSVAAAATRTDQLFRNALVYRLNGADPVSSPLYEVRYIVTALDEVTSVESGTGVPSAASYRMQADYTVIRLSDGETIGAGSRFSTVPYDRNSQLYASQSAVEDARARAARELADRVGMAVLPVLKREAPQS; encoded by the coding sequence ATGTCGTTCTCTGATCTCCCGCGGCTGCGCCGCGTCTGCACCGCCAGCGCGCTGGCCGGCCTTGCCCTGCTGGCGGCCTGCACCTCGGGCCCTGCCTACGCACCGCCGCAGACATCGACGGGACCGGCTTTCGACGGCCCTGCCCTGCTGACCGACATGCGGGGGCGCGTGTCGGTGGCGGCAGCCGCGACGCGCACCGATCAATTGTTCCGCAACGCGCTCGTCTATCGTCTCAATGGTGCAGACCCTGTGTCCAGCCCCCTCTATGAGGTGCGCTACATCGTGACGGCGTTGGACGAGGTCACCTCGGTCGAGAGCGGCACGGGTGTTCCGTCGGCGGCCTCCTACCGTATGCAGGCCGACTATACGGTCATCCGCCTGTCGGACGGCGAGACGATCGGCGCGGGGTCGCGGTTCAGCACCGTGCCCTACGACCGTAACTCGCAGCTCTACGCCTCGCAGAGCGCCGTGGAAGATGCGCGCGCCCGCGCCGCGCGGGAACTGGCCGACCGCGTGGGTATGGCCGTCCTGCCGGTTCTGAAGCGCGAAGCGCCGCAAAGCTGA
- the leuS gene encoding leucine--tRNA ligase has translation MATERYNPRAAEPRWQEAWSSAKLFETRDDAPGEKYYVLEMFPYPSGRIHIGHVRNYAMGDVVARYKRAKGFNVLHPMGWDAFGMPAENAAMQNKVHPREWTYANIAAMRGQLKSMGLSLDWSREFATCDVDYYHRQQILFLDLLKEGLAYRRKSKVNWDPVDQTVLANEQVIDGRGWRSGAEVEQRELTQWFFRITRYADELLYALDTLPGWPEKVRVMQKNWIGRSEGLLLRWALAGNERLSVAEMSGEGVGREVEVFTTRPDTLFGASFIAVAADHPLARAAAATDSKLASFIAEIRRGGTSTESIETAEKRGYDTGLRAVHPLDPAWTVPVYVANFVLMEYGTGAVFGCPAHDQRDLEFARAYDLPVKPVVLPAGAKPADFAIGDEAYVGDGTLFHSSFLDGMTPDVAFDAVAERLAGTQLNGRPQAERRVNFRLRDWGISRQRYWGCPIPVLHCDACGIVPEAPENLPVVLPDDIDFDTPGNPLDRHPTWRQATCPQCGGPALRETDTMDTFVDSSWYFARFTAPHAAQPTVPALANAWLPVDQYIGGVEHAILHLLYSRFFTRAMSACAHMAVDEPFKGLFTQGMVVHETYRDGREWVAPADIVLEETDGRRIARRLSTGQEIEIGPIEKMSKSKKNVVDPDDIIASYGADTARWFMLSDSPPDRDVIWTEAGVEGAFRFVQRLWRVVNEAAETLRAAPAGGVTDPALAMDVRRAAHRAAAGVADDIERLAFNKAVARLYELVNTLSAAFSTPAFAADPAVRDAGAEALSILIRLVAPMMPHLAEECWQAAGHDGLVASQPWPNVDPALLVDDEIVLPVQINGKKRADLRVAKDSPIEEIEAAVLALDVVLDALAGASPRRVVVVPGRIVNVVL, from the coding sequence ATGGCCACAGAACGTTACAACCCGCGCGCCGCCGAACCCCGCTGGCAGGAGGCCTGGTCGAGCGCAAAGCTCTTCGAAACGCGAGACGACGCGCCGGGTGAGAAATACTACGTTTTGGAGATGTTCCCCTACCCATCGGGACGCATCCATATCGGCCATGTGCGCAACTATGCGATGGGCGACGTCGTCGCGCGCTACAAGCGCGCCAAGGGCTTCAACGTGCTGCATCCCATGGGCTGGGACGCCTTCGGCATGCCGGCGGAAAACGCCGCCATGCAGAACAAGGTCCACCCGCGCGAGTGGACCTACGCCAACATCGCCGCCATGCGCGGACAGCTCAAATCCATGGGCCTGTCGCTCGACTGGTCGCGCGAATTCGCGACCTGCGACGTCGACTACTATCATCGCCAGCAGATCCTGTTCCTCGACCTGCTCAAGGAAGGACTGGCCTATCGCCGCAAAAGCAAGGTCAACTGGGATCCGGTCGACCAGACGGTGCTGGCCAACGAACAGGTCATCGATGGCCGCGGCTGGCGCTCGGGTGCCGAGGTCGAGCAGCGGGAACTGACCCAATGGTTCTTCCGCATCACGCGCTACGCCGACGAGCTGCTGTACGCGCTGGACACCCTGCCGGGCTGGCCGGAAAAGGTCCGCGTCATGCAGAAGAACTGGATCGGCCGGTCCGAGGGTCTCCTGCTGCGCTGGGCCCTGGCGGGCAACGAGCGTCTGTCCGTTGCCGAGATGTCCGGCGAAGGCGTCGGGCGCGAGGTCGAGGTGTTCACCACGCGTCCCGACACGCTGTTCGGTGCTTCCTTCATCGCAGTGGCGGCAGACCACCCGCTGGCGCGCGCGGCAGCCGCGACGGACTCCAAGCTGGCCTCCTTCATCGCCGAGATCCGGCGCGGCGGCACCAGCACCGAATCCATCGAAACGGCTGAGAAGCGGGGCTACGATACCGGCCTGCGCGCCGTCCACCCGCTGGATCCGGCATGGACGGTCCCGGTTTACGTCGCCAATTTCGTGCTGATGGAGTATGGCACCGGCGCCGTCTTCGGCTGCCCGGCCCACGATCAGCGCGACCTCGAATTTGCCCGCGCCTACGACCTGCCGGTCAAACCCGTCGTCCTGCCCGCCGGCGCGAAGCCGGCCGACTTCGCCATCGGCGACGAGGCCTATGTGGGCGACGGCACCTTGTTCCATTCGAGTTTCCTCGATGGGATGACGCCGGACGTCGCCTTCGACGCGGTCGCCGAACGCCTGGCCGGAACCCAGCTCAACGGGCGCCCGCAGGCAGAGCGGCGGGTCAACTTCCGCCTGCGCGACTGGGGTATCTCACGCCAGCGCTATTGGGGATGCCCCATACCCGTCCTCCATTGCGATGCATGCGGGATCGTGCCCGAGGCCCCGGAAAACCTGCCCGTCGTACTGCCCGACGATATCGATTTCGACACGCCCGGCAATCCGCTCGACCGTCATCCCACCTGGCGGCAGGCCACCTGTCCGCAATGCGGTGGCCCGGCCCTGCGCGAAACGGATACGATGGATACGTTCGTGGATTCGTCGTGGTACTTCGCGCGCTTTACCGCGCCGCATGCCGCGCAGCCGACCGTTCCGGCGCTGGCCAATGCCTGGCTGCCTGTCGACCAGTATATCGGCGGTGTCGAGCATGCGATCCTGCATCTCCTGTATTCCCGGTTCTTCACACGCGCCATGAGCGCCTGTGCGCACATGGCCGTGGACGAACCCTTCAAGGGCCTGTTCACGCAGGGCATGGTGGTGCACGAGACCTATCGCGATGGGCGGGAATGGGTGGCACCGGCCGATATCGTGCTGGAGGAAACAGATGGGCGCCGCATCGCCCGCCGGCTGTCCACCGGGCAGGAGATCGAGATCGGCCCCATCGAGAAGATGTCCAAGTCCAAGAAGAACGTGGTGGACCCGGATGACATCATCGCCTCGTACGGGGCGGATACGGCACGATGGTTCATGCTGTCGGACTCCCCGCCCGATCGGGACGTCATCTGGACGGAAGCCGGCGTCGAGGGGGCGTTCCGTTTCGTCCAGCGCCTGTGGCGCGTCGTCAACGAGGCGGCGGAAACGCTGCGCGCCGCGCCTGCGGGCGGCGTCACCGACCCGGCCCTGGCAATGGACGTCAGGCGTGCGGCGCACCGGGCTGCGGCCGGTGTGGCCGACGATATCGAGCGGCTGGCCTTCAACAAGGCGGTGGCGCGCCTGTATGAACTGGTCAACACACTGTCGGCGGCATTTTCCACGCCCGCCTTCGCCGCAGACCCGGCCGTCCGGGACGCGGGCGCGGAGGCCCTGTCCATCCTCATAAGGCTTGTGGCGCCGATGATGCCGCATCTGGCCGAAGAGTGCTGGCAGGCCGCAGGGCATGATGGCCTCGTGGCCTCGCAGCCCTGGCCGAACGTCGATCCGGCGCTGCTGGTGGATGACGAAATCGTGCTGCCGGTGCAGATCAACGGCAAGAAGCGCGCCGATCTGCGCGTTGCCAAGGACAGCCCCATTGAAGAGATTGAAGCGGCGGTTCTCGCCCTAGATGTCGTGCTTGACGCACTTGCGGGGGCCAGCCCCAGGCGCGTCGTCGTCGTACCCGGAAGGATTGTCAATGTCGTTCTCTGA
- a CDS encoding YggS family pyridoxal phosphate-dependent enzyme, with product MIDVAGQLAEVLGHLRKAEQEAGRPDGSVELVAVSKTYDATHIRPALEAGHRVFGENRVQEAQAKFPALRSECPDIRLHLIGPLQSNKAADAVALFDVIETVDREKIARELAREIERQGRAPRLYVQVNTGEEEQKAGIAPQEALDFITRCREVHGLAIDGLMCIPPAGENPGPHFALLRKLAREAGLAKLSMGMSGDYEIAVAFGATGVRVGSAIFGARNAVA from the coding sequence ATGATCGACGTGGCCGGGCAACTCGCTGAAGTCCTGGGGCATCTGCGCAAGGCGGAGCAGGAGGCCGGGCGGCCGGACGGTTCGGTCGAACTCGTCGCCGTATCCAAGACCTACGACGCAACGCACATCCGCCCTGCGCTGGAGGCAGGGCACCGCGTCTTCGGCGAAAACCGGGTGCAGGAGGCGCAAGCCAAGTTCCCCGCGCTGCGTTCGGAGTGTCCCGATATCCGCCTGCATCTGATCGGCCCGCTTCAGTCCAACAAGGCCGCCGATGCGGTTGCGCTTTTCGACGTCATCGAAACCGTCGACAGGGAGAAGATCGCCCGGGAGTTGGCCAGGGAGATCGAGCGGCAGGGGCGTGCGCCCAGGCTCTATGTCCAGGTCAATACGGGTGAGGAAGAGCAGAAGGCCGGTATCGCGCCGCAGGAGGCGCTCGATTTCATAACGCGATGCCGCGAGGTGCACGGCCTGGCGATCGACGGCCTCATGTGCATTCCGCCGGCCGGCGAAAACCCCGGTCCGCACTTCGCGCTGCTGCGCAAGCTGGCTCGCGAAGCCGGCCTGGCAAAGCTGTCCATGGGGATGTCCGGCGATTACGAAATCGCCGTCGCCTTCGGGGCAACGGGCGTTCGTGTCGGCAGCGCGATCTTCGGCGCAAGGAACGCCGTCGCCTGA
- a CDS encoding AI-2E family transporter, producing the protein MFRQSSSPDIARQTVTITAIVLAMVVGLLTLYVGSSAVFILFASFILAAIFDGCSKVFQRIGIPRPVALLLSYLTIFALVATPVALGGVALVQQWNELFGAVEQQFGRAMDALRDSGLPVGEGSEGNTLSQLLPDPSGVFSSASQALFSVLGGFGNIFVMLFLAIFISWQPGLYRRGLVSLVPKDKRARFDEVLRKSAHSLRLWLAGVGISMLIVFVVSWIGLWAIGMPYAFLLALQAGFLAFIPTIGPFAAGVIIVLAAWSEGMEMALWALGVYLLIQGVESNVAEPIAQRFTSSIAPALMVGAQLLFGVLFGLLGLILVVPMLAVAQTLVSELYVKDVLGGPVEEGDGS; encoded by the coding sequence GTGTTTCGACAATCCTCTTCGCCGGACATTGCCCGCCAGACCGTTACGATTACCGCGATCGTGCTGGCCATGGTGGTCGGGCTGCTGACCTTGTACGTCGGCTCGTCCGCCGTCTTCATCCTGTTCGCCAGTTTCATCCTGGCGGCCATCTTCGACGGTTGCTCCAAGGTGTTCCAGCGGATCGGCATTCCGAGGCCGGTGGCGCTGCTTCTATCCTATCTCACCATCTTCGCCCTTGTCGCAACGCCTGTCGCCCTGGGCGGCGTGGCGCTCGTCCAGCAGTGGAACGAGTTGTTCGGCGCCGTGGAGCAGCAGTTCGGACGGGCGATGGATGCGCTTCGCGATAGCGGTCTTCCCGTCGGGGAAGGATCGGAAGGGAATACGCTGAGCCAGCTTCTGCCCGATCCCTCAGGCGTCTTCTCTTCGGCGTCGCAGGCCCTGTTCTCCGTGCTTGGCGGGTTCGGCAACATCTTCGTGATGCTCTTCCTGGCCATCTTCATATCGTGGCAGCCTGGGCTGTACCGTCGCGGGCTGGTCAGCCTCGTGCCGAAGGACAAGCGAGCCCGATTCGACGAGGTGCTGCGCAAGAGCGCGCATTCGCTTCGCCTATGGCTTGCCGGGGTCGGCATTTCCATGCTGATCGTCTTCGTCGTCTCGTGGATCGGCCTGTGGGCGATCGGAATGCCCTATGCCTTCCTGCTGGCCCTGCAGGCCGGCTTCCTTGCCTTCATTCCGACCATCGGGCCTTTCGCCGCCGGCGTCATCATCGTCCTGGCCGCGTGGTCGGAAGGGATGGAGATGGCCCTGTGGGCGCTGGGCGTCTACCTGCTGATCCAGGGCGTGGAAAGCAATGTCGCCGAACCGATCGCCCAACGGTTCACCTCCTCCATCGCCCCGGCGCTGATGGTCGGCGCGCAGCTTCTGTTCGGCGTGCTGTTCGGGCTTCTGGGCCTGATCCTTGTCGTGCCCATGCTGGCCGTCGCGCAGACCCTGGTAAGCGAGCTTTACGTGAAGGACGTTCTGGGCGGGCCGGTGGAAGAGGGGGATGGCTCCTGA